TCAAGCTGCCCGTCAAAATCACCGTCGCAGTCATGCCATTCCTGCGCTCCAGTGAGCAGGATGCCCGGCGCGCCCATGAGCTGGGCTTCGATGTGCTGGTCCATCTGCCGATGGAGCCGCGTCAGGGCAAGCCGGAATGGCTGGGGCCGGGGGCCGTGCTGACCAGCATGAATGACGCCGAGGTCCGGGGGCGGGTGGAAGCTGCGCTCGATAATGTGCCATACGCGATCGGCATCAATAATCATATGGGCTCCAAGGTGACCGGAGATGAACGGGTCATGGGTATTGTGCTGGAGGTCTGCAAGGAGCGAGGTCTATTCTTCGTAGATAGCCATACCAATTACCGTTCAGTCGCGGGACGGATGGCCCGGGAGCTGGGAATGCCGCCGGTGGAGAACCACATTTTCCTCGATGATGTGCATTCGGCAAGCCATGTGGCGAAGCAGATGAAGCTCGTGCAGGAACGGGCCTTGAGCCAAAAGTTCTGCGTCACCATCGGTCATGTCGGCATCCAGGGCAAAGAGACCGCCGCGGGCATCCGCAGCGGCATTGCCGGAATGAAGGACAAGGTGCAATTCGTCGGCATCTCCGATCTGGTCCGCGAGGAATGGAAGTGGAATTCCCGGCTTACACTTCCATAAGATAGGCAGCGATCCCGTTCGCAATGGCTTCGGCGATCTCTTCCTGGCCCTTCGGTGTACAGAGCTTCTCGCGGTCAGCCGGACTGCTGACAAATCCCGCCTCAACAATCACCGTTGTGGCGGTTATTTTGTTGAGCAGGTAGAAGGGCTTGCCCCGGATAGGATCATTCTTCATCCTGTAGAGCTGGTTGAGCTGATCCTGAATGGTCCGGGCTAGCAGGAAGCTGCGTCCTTCCTGGCGGTACAGGACGAGCGGACCATGCTTGGACGGGGATTTCGCCCAGTTAATATGGATGCTGACCACGACATTGGCCGGAAGCGTCTCCGCCAGCTCCTTGCGCTGGGCCAGATCGCGCAGATGCCGGGATCTGCTTCTCAGCCATAGATTCTCATCGCTGGGCGCATAGTCGCCGGTCCGGTTCAGGATCGTATCGAAGCCGTCCGCACGCAGCAGTAGAAAGAGGCGGCGTGAGATGGCGAGGGTGATGTCCTTTTCCAGAATGCTGCCGTATGAGGTTCCGCCGTCAATCCCCCCATGGCCGGCATCGATCAGAATCATCCGCTGGTCATGGCCGAGCATATGCTGGCGCTTTTCGGGCTGCTCTGCCTGGGGATTAGTGCGGGATGCAGTTGCGTGGATCACTGCGGTGTCGCCTGCTGTAAGCAGGAGCAGAATGCTTGCTGCGGCAATGATTAGCTTAAGCCGCAGCCCGGATCTCAGCCGTGGCTGCTCTTTTGAACGGTGGGACTGGGACTGTGTAGCGGTATGGGGCTCCAATGCTTCCGATTGTCTCAAGTGAATAACCTCCCTGCCGGAATAATCAACTGCTTCTTGTACTTAATGACGGATTATACAGGTGTAGTCTTGTTAG
This genomic interval from Paenibacillus sp. FSL H8-0332 contains the following:
- a CDS encoding divergent polysaccharide deacetylase family protein translates to MNTSNHRVKRILLYPLATAVIMAAALIPSAPYAVTAASVDKALSAPAPADSRGGSVSGNNRTVGNQQQQQALSRVAVIIDDFGNSMRGTEEMFKLPVKITVAVMPFLRSSEQDARRAHELGFDVLVHLPMEPRQGKPEWLGPGAVLTSMNDAEVRGRVEAALDNVPYAIGINNHMGSKVTGDERVMGIVLEVCKERGLFFVDSHTNYRSVAGRMARELGMPPVENHIFLDDVHSASHVAKQMKLVQERALSQKFCVTIGHVGIQGKETAAGIRSGIAGMKDKVQFVGISDLVREEWKWNSRLTLP
- a CDS encoding N-acetylmuramoyl-L-alanine amidase; translated protein: MRQSEALEPHTATQSQSHRSKEQPRLRSGLRLKLIIAAASILLLLTAGDTAVIHATASRTNPQAEQPEKRQHMLGHDQRMILIDAGHGGIDGGTSYGSILEKDITLAISRRLFLLLRADGFDTILNRTGDYAPSDENLWLRSRSRHLRDLAQRKELAETLPANVVVSIHINWAKSPSKHGPLVLYRQEGRSFLLARTIQDQLNQLYRMKNDPIRGKPFYLLNKITATTVIVEAGFVSSPADREKLCTPKGQEEIAEAIANGIAAYLMEV